From a single Osmerus eperlanus chromosome 8, fOsmEpe2.1, whole genome shotgun sequence genomic region:
- the si:dkeyp-72h1.1 gene encoding protein LBH, producing the protein MTEVMNTCDSTVGDFGVGGASGEEGISFQIFPDSHERFPKLSKRLPSIVVEPTESGEVESGELRWPPDDFSSPEVAPEQAQAQEAEEKHPVEDEHLDRTMDGVSK; encoded by the exons ATGACAGAAGTGATGAACACTTGTGATTCGACGGTCGGAGACTTTGGAGTGGGCGGAGcctctggagaggagggcataTCCTTTCAG ATCTTTCCGGACTCCCACGAGCGGTTCCCCAAACTGTCCAAGCGGCTGCCCTCCATAGTGGTCGAGCCCACAGAGAGCGGAGAGGTAGAGAGCGGGGAACTCCGCTGGCCCCCAGATGATTTCAGTTCCCCGGAGGTCGCCCCTGAACAGGCCCAAGCCCAGGAAGCAG AGGAGAAACATCCAGTTGAGGACGAGCACCTGGACAGAACGATGGACGGAGTTTCAAAGTGA